The segment aacgggcaatactgctaccgtaaatcaatgagaagagcgttctctataatgatactttaacagggctgttttagacagggtaaaaaggtactgttttaaattatccttgtggtattttgaccaaaatatgttacagacatttcattaagatcccaaggaaccatttcaacttgcggtaaaatgggcataatatgtctctgttaaataaagtttagttaaatcagagattgtctcataaatctgattcaatttgtgctcattaaaagataagagtgatgaatagtgcttttttaataatgatttaattatttttctggcacaaaagggtgaatgaataacaacaaaaagaaaataaacaaatatcggtatcggtatcggccagattgttattttaaatatgggTATCCGtgtcggccaagaatttccatatcggtgcatccctactttgcactgattggttgtaggtctatccaattgagcgaagagactttttttttcctggttcggttgaaacaagccccataatcacagcccaatggagcggtatcagactcacattctgactagaattgtgagtatgacaacgtcaggctagggcGGACACTCTCCACTTTGAGAatccccactttgagaaccactgaccTAGAGGGATTTGTAGTTGATGCTCGGACAGTAAAAGAATCCCATTCCAATCCGCCAATAACAAGCAAAGGCACTGCCTCAGGAGAGAACCTGTTGTTCCAGTGCATCAAATGCTTTCGGTTCTGATTGTCTTGTATAAATAGCAGAGCTGACACGAGCAGCCGCACACTCTCCTAACACCATGTCAGGTACGTTTTCGTTTACATGCTGGAAACTTAATTTAATGATTGGATTGATCTGATTTGAATGTCTGATAATAACAGTGGTTCTGAACCTAGAGAAACAACATGTATTTTTCTTCCAGGTTCTGAGGCACAGGGGATTCAAGGAAGACAAGGAGAAGTCAGACCATGTCTGCAATGAACACGGAAGAAGGAGGGCTTACAGGTAATTTTTCTGTGAATACTTTGAAAGATCTGGGCCTTTAGATCAAATGGGgctcaataaataataataaaatataagcaGAGGAAAAGGATAAAGACTAAATTCAATCATCGCGGTAGTGATCAGGAGTTAAACTCCATAGCTCGCTGTACATTCCAACAAATGCAAAACATGAACAGCAACTTACTGTTGTAAAACGTACAGAGCTTCAATCAATTATATCACACCCAAGTTATTTTGGACTCAGTTTTTTCACAATGGGAAGAAGGCTATTTTTTCATAAAGTCCActgtcaacaaaaaaaaacggtaCAGGTCGCAGATTAAGGCAGTTCGCTGTGGGAAGTACAGGTTGGATTTCATAACAGGCTCAGTGGGTGCAGGTCATAAAGAATCTTGGTCCATCCATACAATACAGGACTTCCTTAAGAAATTACGAAAGTCACGATATGATAGATAGTTCAATAAgaaatatttttgtaattatGTACTGAACTTAATTTGATAGTTAAGACCAGCAACAAACATCTTGGCCACAAACTAATCCAAAAATCTGTCTATAGAATAACTATATTTGGCTTTGTGGAAATTTGTCGTGTTCTTTTATCCCAAATATGACAAGAGCCGGTCTCGGTTTGGTTCtacaagtatttattaaaggggacatattatgcccattatACCatagttgatatggttccttggggtcttaatgaaatgtctgtaacatgttttggtcaaaataccacaaggaccATTTAAAACAGCTCCTTTTTACCTCTTATtactctgtgtgatgttgagtAAGCTAAGGGAGTTATGCTTTAATACAGACAAGTTAGGTATGAGAACAAGTTAATGTACGGTGTATAGTATGCCACAGATTTACAGTCTCCACAACAGGCAGCGTCTCTTATCAGACCtcttatcaagacaggtgtgagactgaccagcgatgtgacgcacacacacacattctaattGACTTCAAGATTAACACCAAGCAGCAAAGGTTATTATAAGTCATTGTGTGAAGGCCATATATCTCGCCCAAACTGCCCCTGCCCTCACCCCTGCAATAACACACTGAATTTGTTTAGGGTTCAGTTCTATAgacatcttcacagacacacacaaccagacaaACATAGATTTAAAATCTAAACAAAATACAGTAACAAGCGTTCTGTGAAATTTACgagttaatatatatttttctccagATTTTGACATAGACGAATGAAGGGAAGGCGTTGACCATGTCTACAAGAGACCCAGAAAGTGAAGAGCTTTCATGTAACTCATTCAACTTTTATTTGTGTATGGACACAAAGAGCTTACAAAGCAATATGTTGAGATCTGTATGCTTGTTGCGTGAATGGGCaaaaagaaagtacaattttcttcaagaaagtcAAACTagaaagtgctataagtaagtgcaatTTAATTGCTActtcattttttgtttaaactaaagggttttttcaatttttttttgttcaaggTATGGTGcgaggtatgtttttagtttgcagtGGAAGATGAATAGACTTTCTGttgtcctgatgtcattggggagctTGTTCACAGTATACAGGTCCTACCAGCTGAACTATCTTTTCTCTATGATTCCCATTTCATCCCATGCCCCTGTCTTGCTTGAGTGACAGCCTTCACACATCTTGCTGCCTCTTCCTGATGCCAGATTTCCAGGACTACCAATTGTCCCATCTCTGAAGGAGTTGCCTTGTTCCACAGGGGACTACTCTGACCTCGACCCAAACCTCCTCTTCCCTATCTAACGTGACCCACAATGTCAGTGTGCTAGAGTGCTGCTTTTACCTGTTGGGTTGCTTCTTTTGGTTTCCATTTCAGTCCTGTTGTCAATGATGGTCCAACAGCCCGTATATATTTGTCTCTGTACTCTGAGAGAGTCTCCATCCTTGTTAAGTTAAACTCCTCTACGAGACCTGAGAGAGGCAGCTCGAGGAGGACATGTCCCTTCAGGCCGATGTTGCTCAGACATCTTGGGATTCCTAAATGTACCAATGAAAAGTTTTGGTTTCATGTGAATGAAATCTTTGCTCCCAAATGTTATTCACAACAAAGATTTACAGTATGTAACATTGCAAAATCCAGCACACCCAAACAATCAAACATACATATACAACCCAATAGGTGGTGCCAGTCGTTAATttctaaaatgtatgttttctttctctttgacaGCCCTGTTGAATTTTCTCGTCAAACTTGGACTGGAGGACTTTTATCCCAACAAGCTCAATCTACGGTGTCTCTTTGAGATCAACAAAAACAGTATTGAGGATAGAGCTGTTTTATCGCTGGAGAAAATACCACAGTGTTTTCTAAGAAAACTGttcaaaataaatgcagaatgcAGGAGCTCAATACAATCATTAATCAggccaaaagaaaacattcaagAAGAAAATTATCTCTTTGATGAAGACATTTACACTGCTAATGACTCTAGAGATGATGAGGTTAACCCCCTCGACCTCATAGTCGCTCTCTTCCATTGCGCTGACAGCATCCTGCAACAGGAAATGGCCCTCAAGATGTCAATGTGCCAGTTTTCTCTTCCACTGCTGTTGCCCCGCGGCCACAAGAGTCAGTGTACCCTGATGCTGTGGGCTCTGAGAGACATCGTCAAAGAGTGGCGTCCACATAATATGTCTGAATCAAGAGGGTTTGTTGAAGACAACATTGTCCAAGCAAATATACCATTCTTCTCCTTTGTGAGGCTGAAGAACAGCAGTTTATCCAAGTCCCAGGTTTTGAATCATGTCCTCAGCAGTGGACAACAGAACTGCAACATTTTCATACACAGAGATGTGAAAGGGGGGGCAGTCAAAAGAGAAATTGCAAATGGGCTTGTTGAGGTTTGCTGGTACCTTCCCTGCGGTAAGGAAAGTTTAGATGTTTTTCCACGGCCAGTAGCCTTCGCTGATTTGCGAGGGGACATTTGTGAATCACTCACACAATTCAACTTTCTCTTTCAAGTATCAACAGCTACCTTTGTGTTTCTGGACAGCGTTGAAGAACGTGAGCACAGGATTCTATCTTCTCTTCAAAATGGGAAATCCAAACTCTTCTTAGTCATTAATCCAAAAGGAGGGAATGCCAGAGAGGAGATGATGTATGTGAAGAGACTGGTGAATGAATTAGGTTTACCAAAGAACAGAGTGAGGGTCAAAGAACAGAGGCTAAATGTGGCAGAGTTCTCAGAGAAACTTTGTGAGGTCATCAAGGCATCCCTGTTAGATGTGAAGGACCCCATGAGCATTGTAGATATGGTTGGAAAAGCTGTTGAACTTGGTCTGTCAGTGGACGAAAGCAAAACTGacgcacagagaaaagcagctgaGGAGATCATGGACGACATTGGAGAGCAAATCATACCAGactataaaaaactaaatctgacttTGCAAGGAGCGAACTGGAAGAGGTTGTCAAAGTTAGAAAAGGAAGAGTGTAGACTGAAGACATCTGGTGATTCTGGCCCTGAAGAATATAAATGTCAActacaggaagaaaaaagacaaatcggACAGAAGCAACAAAATTCTGACGCCTCCAAAGGAATGAAGAGTTTCATCAAGAGCTTATCGACAagtgacaaagaaaaaagagatgTTTTCCTGAAGTGGATGAAACTGAAGTTTAATACACATTCACGAGAAAAACTCTCTGTGTTACGTAACGAATACAAAGAGCAATGCGAGAAGAAAGACGTCAAACTCATAGCAGAGTTAGACCAAGCTTTATTGGACAGCTCTTTAGGAACAGAGCATTACATGAGAGAGATGGGACTGATCTACGAGTTCTCAACCAGCAGCTCAACAACAGTTGATGAAATATCCCAGCTCCCTGGTTTGGCAGCTGAAATGCTGTTGGATGGATATCCTTTAGAGCTTTTGGACGGAGATGCCTCCAACGTCCCAGAGAGATGGGTGACAGACGTCCTGATGGAGCTTCACAAGAAGGTGGGACAGAGGAGCAGACTGTTGGTACTGACTGTGTTGGGTGTTCAGAGCACCGGGAAGTCAACGCTCCTCAACACCATGTTTGGTGTGCAGTTTCCTGTCAGCAGCGGCAGATGCACAAGAGGAGCTTTCATGCTCTTCCTCAAAGTTGGAGAGGATTTGAAAAGCGAGTTAAACTGTGATTTTATTGTCCTCATTGACACAGAGGGTCTTAGGTCTCCTGAACTGGCACAACTAGAGGACAGTTACGAGCACGACAACCAGCTAGCAACCTTTGTCATTGGCTTGAGTGATGCCACCATCATCAACATCGCAATGGAAAACTCAGCAGAAATGAAAGATGTCCTGCAAATTGCAGTGCACGCATTCTTGAGGATGaaagaaattggaaaaaagccagtttgtcattttgttcACCAGAATGTTTCATCAGTTTCAGCTCATGACAAGAAcatgacagaaagaaaacatctcctGCACCAACTCAATGAAATGACTCAAATCGCAGCTGAAATGGAAAAGAAACCTTCTATCAAAGAGTTCACGGATGTGCTGGACTATGACATGGACAAGAACAACTGGCACATCCCAGGACTCTGGCATGGAACTCCACCGATGGCACCAGTGAACACAGGTTACAGTGAAGCTGTAGCAGATTTCAAGAGAAACCTTTTGCAAACAGTGAAGAAGGATCCATGCAATGAAGTGTCGCAGATCCCAGAGTTTCTGGAATGGATGAAGAGTCTCTGGCAGGCAGTGAAATATGAGAACTTCATCTTTAGTTTCAGAAATACTCTTGTGGCTCAAGCCTATGACAACTTGTGCAAAGAGTTCAGTCAGTGGGAATGGGAGTTCAGAAAAGAGATTCTGACCTGGCAAACACAAGCAGAGGTAGAGATCTTGAATGCTGACAATGAATCTGAGGTAGAAACTTGGAATAGATTAGTCAGAGGAAAAAAATCTGAGGTGTCAGACAAATTAACAGACCAACAAACAACAATGAATGGAAAAATCACAGACTACTACAAGATGAAAGGAAAACAAGTTAATCTGATAGAGAAATACAAAGTGCACTTTTTAAACAGTGTCAAAGGCCTTGGAGATGAAATCAAACATTCTGTGTGGGCAAAACTGGATTGCATCCTTCAACTAAAACTAAGTTCAAAAAAGGCTCAGGACATTCAGAGAGAATACAGAGGTGTGATTGAAGAGAAAGTCATGAAGCTTCTGGGTGACTGTGAGGCGTCACCTCTGAAAGAGGAAGAGCTGACACAAGAGTTTAAAAAGATGTGGGCTGAAGCCACTGGAAACGTGTCCGGCCTGAAAGAGCGAGACATTGCAGCATGCGTCCTGAAGCAGCTGAGAAAAGACTTCTGTAATCGAAATGTCAATGAGGCTTTGAAGAAAGTAACAGACCTAAAGGAAATGGGGACAGGTCCATTTAAAACTAGACCTGATCACGTACACTCTTTTCAGCCAGAGAAATATCTGTTGGAAGGAGATTTGCAGAGCTTTGCGGACAGAATCATTGAATCTTCTACAAGGTTTGTACTTGATAAAGTAAAGACCGATGGAGATTACCAGGACTCTTTCACAAAGGATCTTCTTGTACAAATTGATGAATCCcttaaacaaggttacaaacaTCACAAATCAAATACACAGTTTGAGATTGACCTGAAACTTCACATTTGTGGCATTGCTTCAAGGGAATTTGCCAAAATGCACAAAAGATTCTTGTCAGATAATAATCCTCACACTCAGCTGGAAAAGTACAAGACTCAGTACCTGTTAGATTTTCTTGATTTATACAAAAAGGAAGATCACTGTCAACGCAAAGCCAAAGATTTTGTCCAGTCTTGTATCAAACCTGCTgtgaatcagttcatctgtggATCTCTGGGAGTAAACATCGTGGATGACATTCTGACAGGTTCCTATTCTGCAGAGTATAGTTCTCGTACAATCTTCCAGTTCAACATTCAGAAAGAGTTGCTGCTACAGGAAGACTTCAAGGGTTTTTTCAATTACATTGATAACTATGAAACATATGTTAAGTATTGGATATTTCAGCAAATCCTGCAAAAGATGTCAGAGGACAAGACTTTGTGCAAACTGAAGAACAACAATCTACAAGTCATCGACAAAAAAATATCAGAAGCGATAGATCTGGCAGCAATAGGAGAGGATGGTGCTCCGCTGCCAGATAACAAGGAAAGCATCACAAAGCTAATCAGCAACATGCGCAAACATTTGGACAAAGACATCTCAGTTTCAGTGGAGGCTGAAGAAACCACCTTGTTTCTGATCCAAAGCTCATGTCATTCATTCATCAAGTGTCTCAAGAGCTCAATGAAGGAGTTGAGGGACCAACTGGAAGAGGAGTTCTCAAActctgatgacatcactgagACTATGAACAAGCTTCCAATCAAACCACAGGATGAGCTTTTCAAGCGAGTGTTTGGTTGTGGACGACAGTGTCCATTTTGTAAGGCTCCCTGTGAGGCCGGTGGCACAGAACACAAGGAGCATCATGCAGCCATTCATCGGCCAAAAGGTCTTGGCAGACACCAGTATGAGTCAGGTGGGAGGCTGGTTGATTCACTGTGTACAACTGAAGTGCATGGTGATCGTTCATTCAAAAATGCAGACACCAAAGAGAAGTGGCATCCTTACAAGGACTACAAGGAGTTCTATCCAGACTGGATCATTCCTCCAGACTCAACCATAGAGGCATCTGACTACTGGAAGTACGTCCTGGTGAAATACAATGACAAATTTGCTGAAGAATACAAAGCCGAACCAGCTGATGTCCCAGAGGCCTGGAGGAGACTCACAAAGGAACAAGCTCTGAAGGGTTTGAGAGACGCCTTCAACATGAAGTGAACAAAGTACAACTGAACACATCAGGTAATTCAGTCCAATTTAATATGCAGCAATAGATTCACATTCACTTGGATGAAATATTATCTTTACTCAACTATTTTTTGACATAGACTCTTGAAAATGTCCAGATTTTGTttatagatttgtttttttccagtttcacatcttacattagaaacgtcatcaacacatccACTCACTCTCTGTGAATGTTCTGGACatgttcctgctgtgttctcacattctcTATGTTCTCACTTACAGCCTCTCCAGAAGGTCTCAGGAACATGTCTGGACCTCCGAGCAGGTCTGAAAGAAAATTCAGAGAACTACAAGTCTTCAGTCTCATTCAGCTTCaggacaaattattattttggggGGAAACTGTGCAAGagattattgtttgtttttgtttgttttactcttGTGTATCTTTTTGGTGAATGTGACTTAACCACCAATTTCTTTCAGTGATAATGAAGAAAGAACAACAGAGTTAGTTTGGACCTctgtgcattttattttctttacgactctttgttgatttattttttggtagtttttttacTGTGTCAATAGTCACTCGCCCTCCAgcgataaaataaataaaagagaaatgtccaaataaatgtatataagtatattttttatcctttttgtttccgtatgtttgtgtatatgaTGAATTATCTTTTATATTACTTCACGTAGTTCAGGGCAGAGAAACAGATGTGGTGATGTGGATGATGAGGTTATGAATGTATTATCTCCATGTATGTAATAACTATAAAGAAAACAATGGTGATGTACAATATACTAAGACCATGTGATGAAATATTCAGTAATAAACTGATATTATATTGTTATTCACATATTGTTAAAGATTAACTTTGGATTCATATTCTtctgattaaaatgtattgttccATTATTTACATGCTCCGTTCTAAATGACAAGTACcatagatgatgatgatgatgttgctgatggtgctgatgatgatgatgaagatgattatgaggatgatgatgatgatgaagcacaaattgtctgtgtcagtttttatttttggttcttttttgttcatgtttaGATTTCGACTAATTAAGCGAATGACATTTGATAATGTGACAAAGTTACAATCTTCAATAAATGATGAGTCAGTtgattcagtttgtgtttgactttttctgatcacaaatgtttttttgctgATGGTTGTATAATGAGTAGAGATATTATGTAAAAGGACCatatgaaatataataatattataaacaatgttttcaaataaagaaaatagctataaacaatatatttatcataaattatCAAATGATACCATGAAACTCTGCAGCAACACGTCACTCAACTGCCACTTGGGGTAAaacagccacaagggggcaccCAAAGCACATCTCCAATGTATCCAATCAGCACAGGCCAAAGGGAAacaagatgcacacacacacacacacacacacacacacacacacacacacacacacacacacacacacacacacacacacacacacacacacactttgcctgGAGTGTGACATTGTGTGTTCTTAATTCTGTATTGTACATGTGATCTCCTTTAGTTTCTTTATCTTATCGAGGGAAACCCAGGGAAACGCCATTTCATTCTGCCTGCattgctgttgtgtgtctggCAAAATGACAGTAAAGTCTGATTTGATTGGAATTGATGGGAGGAGCCTGGTTTCAGTTCAGAGTAAAATCCCAGTTCAGAGAAATGGAGGCTGGAAGTAGTGATGCTCAGGTTGCTGTGGTAACCCTGGTAAAGGTGTGTTACTGCACTCAGCTCCACTTTACTGTAACTGGCTGGTTCCAACCATTTCTGACTCTGTCgtgttgatgatgaagagcaggaggctTGTTGCTCAGTTTATTATCTGATGGGAGCAgaatatgtactgtatatatgtactgtgtatattactgtatatatgtaCTGAATATATGTACTGTGTAAATGTACTGTGTATACAGTACAAGGCAGGGCACCTTTGAGCCAAGGATACACACAAGTCAAGTAGGAT is part of the Pleuronectes platessa chromosome 1, fPlePla1.1, whole genome shotgun sequence genome and harbors:
- the LOC128445028 gene encoding up-regulator of cell proliferation-like isoform X2 gives rise to the protein MSTRDPESEELSALLNFLVKLGLEDFYPNKLNLRCLFEINKNSIEDRAVLSLEKIPQCFLRKLFKINAECRSSIQSLIRPKENIQEENYLFDEDIYTANDSRDDEVNPLDLIVALFHCADSILQQEMALKMSMCQFSLPLLLPRGHKSQCTLMLWALRDIVKEWRPHNMSESRGFVEDNIVQANIPFFSFVRLKNSSLSKSQVLNHVLSSGQQNCNIFIHRDVKGGAVKREIANGLVEVCWYLPCGKESLDVFPRPVAFADLRGDICESLTQFNFLFQVSTATFVFLDSVEEREHRILSSLQNGKSKLFLVINPKGGNAREEMMYVKRLVNELGLPKNRVRVKEQRLNVAEFSEKLCEVIKASLLDVKDPMSIVDMVGKAVELGLSVDESKTDAQRKAAEEIMDDIGEQIIPDYKKLNLTLQGANWKRLSKLEKEECRLKTSGDSGPEEYKCQLQEEKRQIGQKQQNSDASKGMKSFIKSLSTSDKEKRDVFLKWMKLKFNTHSREKLSVLRNEYKEQCEKKDVKLIAELDQALLDSSLGTEHYMREMGLIYEFSTSSSTTVDEISQLPGLAAEMLLDGYPLELLDGDASNVPERWVTDVLMELHKKVGQRSRLLVLTVLGVQSTGKSTLLNTMFGVQFPVSSGRCTRGAFMLFLKVGEDLKSELNCDFIVLIDTEGLRSPELAQLEDSYEHDNQLATFVIGLSDATIINIAMENSAEMKDVLQIAVHAFLRMKEIGKKPVCHFVHQNVSSVSAHDKNMTERKHLLHQLNEMTQIAAEMEKKPSIKEFTDVLDYDMDKNNWHIPGLWHGTPPMAPVNTGYSEAVADFKRNLLQTVKKDPCNEVSQIPEFLEWMKSLWQAVKYENFIFSFRNTLVAQAYDNLCKEFSQWEWEFRKEILTWQTQAEVEILNADNESEVETWNRLVRGKKSEVSDKLTDQQTTMNGKITDYYKMKGKQVNLIEKYKVHFLNSVKGLGDEIKHSVWAKLDCILQLKLSSKKAQDIQREYRGVIEEKVMKLLGDCEASPLKEEELTQEFKKMWAEATGNVSGLKERDIAACVLKQLRKDFCNRNVNEALKKVTDLKEMGTGPFKTRPDHVHSFQPEKYLLEGDLQSFADRIIESSTRFVLDKVKTDGDYQDSFTKDLLVQIDESLKQGYKHHKSNTQFEIDLKLHICGIASREFAKMHKRFLSDNNPHTQLEKYKTQYLLDFLDLYKKEDHCQRKAKDFVQSCIKPAVNQFICGSLGVNIVDDILTGSYSAEYSSRTIFQFNIQKELLLQEDFKGFFNYIDNYETYVKYWIFQQILQKMSEDKTLCKLKNNNLQVIDKKISEAIDLAAIGEDGAPLPDNKESITKLISNMRKHLDKDISVSVEAEETTLFLIQSSCHSFIKCLKSSMKELRDQLEEEFSNSDDITETMNKLPIKPQDELFKRVFGCGRQCPFCKAPCEAGGTEHKEHHAAIHRPKGLGRHQYESGGRLVDSLCTTEVHGDRSFKNADTKEKWHPYKDYKEFYPDWIIPPDSTIEASDYWKYVLVKYNDKFAEEYKAEPADVPEAWRRLTKEQALKGLRDAFNMK
- the LOC128445028 gene encoding up-regulator of cell proliferation-like isoform X1, giving the protein MSAMNTEEEALTDFDAQSDKGKALTMSTRDPEREEHADFDAQRNKGKALTMSTRDPESEELSALLNFLVKLGLEDFYPNKLNLRCLFEINKNSIEDRAVLSLEKIPQCFLRKLFKINAECRSSIQSLIRPKENIQEENYLFDEDIYTANDSRDDEVNPLDLIVALFHCADSILQQEMALKMSMCQFSLPLLLPRGHKSQCTLMLWALRDIVKEWRPHNMSESRGFVEDNIVQANIPFFSFVRLKNSSLSKSQVLNHVLSSGQQNCNIFIHRDVKGGAVKREIANGLVEVCWYLPCGKESLDVFPRPVAFADLRGDICESLTQFNFLFQVSTATFVFLDSVEEREHRILSSLQNGKSKLFLVINPKGGNAREEMMYVKRLVNELGLPKNRVRVKEQRLNVAEFSEKLCEVIKASLLDVKDPMSIVDMVGKAVELGLSVDESKTDAQRKAAEEIMDDIGEQIIPDYKKLNLTLQGANWKRLSKLEKEECRLKTSGDSGPEEYKCQLQEEKRQIGQKQQNSDASKGMKSFIKSLSTSDKEKRDVFLKWMKLKFNTHSREKLSVLRNEYKEQCEKKDVKLIAELDQALLDSSLGTEHYMREMGLIYEFSTSSSTTVDEISQLPGLAAEMLLDGYPLELLDGDASNVPERWVTDVLMELHKKVGQRSRLLVLTVLGVQSTGKSTLLNTMFGVQFPVSSGRCTRGAFMLFLKVGEDLKSELNCDFIVLIDTEGLRSPELAQLEDSYEHDNQLATFVIGLSDATIINIAMENSAEMKDVLQIAVHAFLRMKEIGKKPVCHFVHQNVSSVSAHDKNMTERKHLLHQLNEMTQIAAEMEKKPSIKEFTDVLDYDMDKNNWHIPGLWHGTPPMAPVNTGYSEAVADFKRNLLQTVKKDPCNEVSQIPEFLEWMKSLWQAVKYENFIFSFRNTLVAQAYDNLCKEFSQWEWEFRKEILTWQTQAEVEILNADNESEVETWNRLVRGKKSEVSDKLTDQQTTMNGKITDYYKMKGKQVNLIEKYKVHFLNSVKGLGDEIKHSVWAKLDCILQLKLSSKKAQDIQREYRGVIEEKVMKLLGDCEASPLKEEELTQEFKKMWAEATGNVSGLKERDIAACVLKQLRKDFCNRNVNEALKKVTDLKEMGTGPFKTRPDHVHSFQPEKYLLEGDLQSFADRIIESSTRFVLDKVKTDGDYQDSFTKDLLVQIDESLKQGYKHHKSNTQFEIDLKLHICGIASREFAKMHKRFLSDNNPHTQLEKYKTQYLLDFLDLYKKEDHCQRKAKDFVQSCIKPAVNQFICGSLGVNIVDDILTGSYSAEYSSRTIFQFNIQKELLLQEDFKGFFNYIDNYETYVKYWIFQQILQKMSEDKTLCKLKNNNLQVIDKKISEAIDLAAIGEDGAPLPDNKESITKLISNMRKHLDKDISVSVEAEETTLFLIQSSCHSFIKCLKSSMKELRDQLEEEFSNSDDITETMNKLPIKPQDELFKRVFGCGRQCPFCKAPCEAGGTEHKEHHAAIHRPKGLGRHQYESGGRLVDSLCTTEVHGDRSFKNADTKEKWHPYKDYKEFYPDWIIPPDSTIEASDYWKYVLVKYNDKFAEEYKAEPADVPEAWRRLTKEQALKGLRDAFNMK